The sequence tgttctgtGGCCTGACTTTGGCCCAAGTTAATACTActgaaacagaaagaaataGGACACCAAGGCCATGCTTTCCTGACATGTGTGATGTCCTGGAACAGATAGGTGCCCTGCAACAAAAACTCAGCTCTGTAGAAGCCAGACTGGAAAACAGTGAAACCAGATTGGCTGACAGTGAAACCCAGATTCAGGAACTGAAGAACAAAGGTAAAGTACATTTTTAGGAGTCCAAGCCTGAGGCTGTAGGAACCGTGGTAACAAATCTAcacggttcacacagcagggctgtgtaACCCAGTTTTTTTCGTAAGGATAAGCCTAAACTGTACAAGCTCAGCGATAGGGTTTTTTGTAGCTAATGTAGACCAGTTTTGGCCCTTCTACTCAATCAATGTTGAGTATCAATGGGATATTTATATAcggcatatacagtatatgtacggTAGAGTACCGCAGACCTTGCGGCTGAAACCTGGTCCCGCTTTTGGGTGCTCCTCACGTCATCGGGGGCAACTGACGCGATGAGGATTGGACCccgtcataactgcttgcagttctagttaagATTGTATTTAAGAATATATTCAGCATTTTGTGTATTGCAATGTAATGCACCCAATTACTTAATCAActtgaaacaaaacatattcTTGCCTACAAATGGAAGTTTTGTTATAGAACATTGTTTCTTGTGGACAAGTCATAATTCATAATATTGCTAGAAGTTATTAGTCAGTATtaaacagaaacatttgatgttcatgtttttcttGTAATAGGACACTGGAAAtacttttgttatgttttttgttaatcACACAGCTATAACCAAGGTGATGTTCAGCGcagcaacaggaggaggagattcAACCATTGGACCCTTCGACACAGACACAACTCTAATCTTCACAAGAGTGATAACGAACATCGGTGACGCCTATAGTCCATCCACAGGTAACACTCGCAGTCACCTGCAGGTTTAGGCAACAAGTGTATCGTGTTATTGAGACTTTTCGTTTTTGAATACAAAGCGTAAGCTAGTAAATAAAAGCAGATTTTACTACAAAtgctattttgttttgttgttgaaactAGTGTTTTACTTGCAGCAGATAAACTGGTAAAATCAATACAATTTGAAAAAGTTTTCGAGGTGTTGGTGTGTGCATGAGAAGATTGcaaattttaaaaaggtaagAGGAGTCATGGAATAACTGATAAACAATCAtcttattttaacaaatgtgaCCCCTAAAGTAAATACTGAAGAAAGCGGGGAATGGGGCCCTCCCCTAACCCAAACcaaaatctgaaaacaaaaacaaagctaaaaaacaaaatgtactgtGTATACTGTAATATACTTCTGCAGGTTTAGGCCAAATGTGCATCATTATCAATGAGACTCCAGCTGAGGccatgagaaaaaaagagaaagagagagagagagagagagagtcattgTTAGATAGGTTTCTCCCCTttcaacaagcacacacactagCTGTCAGAAGAACATGCACGTTAAGCACAGAaggtaaattatattttta comes from Etheostoma spectabile isolate EspeVRDwgs_2016 chromosome 19, UIUC_Espe_1.0, whole genome shotgun sequence and encodes:
- the LOC116706938 gene encoding complement C1q-like protein 2; protein product: MKSTILLFVSLFCGLTLAQVNTTETERNRTPRPCFPDMCDVLEQIGALQQKLSSVEARLENSETRLADSETQIQELKNKAITKVMFSAATGGGDSTIGPFDTDTTLIFTRVITNIGDAYSPSTGIFYAPVAGDYYFTIFYHAGGEKEAKLFLCKNDDLVVKTSDHITQSDGADNGGNAVFLRLQQRDQVYVRMAKNSHVWGSDFHTTFSGFLVSQL